In the Paenibacillus sp. FSL H7-0357 genome, one interval contains:
- a CDS encoding PucR family transcriptional regulator, whose product MDSEALRQKLEQLTGKRTGIKQLGRQHSASLFGIGKEELDQPVTHEGHLWVPLYENEGRITAIWVEMDGLSALELQLVNYAARNFAVALKATGLKEEGEVEARQLSNWLNSQLEQEKNDAEIPDEITLKGRLFGEMIPFLLVSENVHNPQISYRSLMKLLRNYFENEILLIPLQEKEWLILARKELLTGGDDKDDEEESVDELLSQTCMGLHELIASEWVGVFHLAVAPAIIPVKGLTGSVALLRETIVLGRIFQVGDYIHLPWELHMERLVNSIPDERRRQLLGQIGDYTSVLADKEMLLTLETFFEMDCNVSETAKKLYIHRNTLLYRLDKIKQETGADVRSFGDAAIVKLTMLLYKVTKRK is encoded by the coding sequence ATGGATAGTGAGGCATTGCGTCAAAAATTGGAGCAGCTCACCGGAAAGAGAACCGGAATCAAACAACTCGGGAGGCAGCATTCAGCTTCTCTTTTTGGCATAGGCAAAGAAGAGTTGGATCAGCCGGTCACTCATGAAGGTCATCTCTGGGTACCATTGTATGAGAACGAGGGAAGAATAACTGCGATTTGGGTAGAGATGGATGGCCTTTCAGCTCTGGAATTGCAATTGGTCAATTATGCGGCACGGAATTTTGCTGTCGCGCTCAAGGCCACAGGGTTAAAGGAAGAAGGAGAAGTAGAGGCACGGCAGCTGAGCAACTGGCTGAATTCGCAGCTCGAGCAAGAGAAGAATGATGCAGAGATTCCTGACGAAATTACTCTGAAGGGACGTTTGTTCGGCGAGATGATTCCTTTTCTGCTGGTGAGTGAGAATGTCCACAATCCGCAGATCTCTTACCGTTCGCTTATGAAGCTGCTGCGCAATTATTTTGAGAACGAAATATTGCTGATCCCCCTGCAGGAGAAGGAATGGTTAATTTTAGCCCGCAAGGAATTGCTGACCGGCGGGGATGATAAGGACGATGAGGAAGAGAGTGTAGATGAGCTTCTGTCACAGACCTGTATGGGGCTGCATGAGCTGATTGCCAGTGAGTGGGTAGGTGTATTCCATCTGGCGGTTGCACCGGCGATCATCCCGGTAAAAGGTTTGACAGGCTCGGTTGCGCTGCTGCGGGAAACGATTGTTTTGGGACGGATTTTTCAGGTTGGCGACTATATTCATCTCCCGTGGGAGCTGCATATGGAGCGGCTGGTGAACAGTATCCCTGATGAGCGGCGCAGGCAGCTGCTAGGACAGATCGGTGACTATACTTCGGTGCTGGCGGATAAGGAAATGCTGCTGACGCTGGAAACTTTCTTCGAGATGGACTGCAATGTCAGTGAGACCGCGAAAAAATTGTACATCCACCGCAACACGCTCCTATACCGGTTGGACAAGATCAAACAGGAGACCGGAGCCGATGTACGGAGCTTTGGCGACGCAGCAATTGTAAAGTTAACCATGTTATTGTATAAAGTGACGAAAAGAAAATAG
- a CDS encoding NAD(P)/FAD-dependent oxidoreductase: protein MLSSYRMKMKLLTASLKFLSPFNYKFITLSRNEGIPVIYDAIIVGGGFAGLQAAIQLGRYSTHHVLVIDAGGGRSNICRNYHNILGWPEGISGEELRARGRRQAEVAGVEFATDRITKAEKQNGLFQLNGSKNQCYSSKTLLLATGVMDRFPKLPGLAATLGKTVYVCPDCDGYEIQDRQTLLLGSGDVGANMAFILRERTGDLTYINHECQPVSAENRQRLEEQGILYVEEAVARIDEENDGIIKAVILESRITLLAERGFIAFGNNAVHSELAAELGVKLHKNRHIEADNRSLMTNVEHLWVAGDVAVHAEQATVAMGEGAIAGIWMHKELKKISPVSLPPSKQNHSEMVKQNK, encoded by the coding sequence GTGTTATCGTCATACCGCATGAAAATGAAATTGCTGACAGCGAGTTTAAAATTCCTGTCTCCGTTTAATTATAAGTTTATAACACTGAGCAGAAATGAGGGGATTCCTGTTATATATGATGCAATTATTGTTGGAGGCGGTTTTGCCGGCCTGCAGGCAGCGATTCAATTGGGGCGTTACTCTACCCACCATGTGCTTGTGATAGACGCGGGAGGGGGAAGATCTAACATTTGCCGCAATTATCATAATATATTGGGCTGGCCAGAGGGAATATCCGGTGAAGAGCTTAGGGCAAGGGGCAGGAGGCAGGCTGAAGTTGCCGGTGTGGAGTTTGCTACGGATAGGATTACTAAGGCAGAGAAGCAGAATGGTTTGTTTCAGCTGAACGGTTCCAAGAATCAGTGCTATAGTTCCAAGACATTGCTGCTTGCAACAGGTGTAATGGACCGCTTTCCTAAGCTGCCGGGGCTTGCAGCTACACTAGGGAAGACGGTATATGTATGCCCGGATTGTGATGGCTACGAAATTCAGGACCGGCAGACCCTATTGCTGGGCTCAGGTGACGTAGGGGCAAACATGGCTTTTATTTTGCGTGAGCGTACGGGTGATTTGACTTATATCAATCATGAGTGCCAGCCGGTATCGGCAGAAAACCGCCAACGTCTTGAAGAGCAAGGGATCTTATATGTAGAGGAAGCAGTTGCTCGAATCGATGAGGAGAACGATGGAATCATTAAAGCGGTAATCCTGGAGAGCAGAATTACTTTGCTTGCGGAGCGTGGGTTCATCGCCTTTGGGAACAATGCGGTACATTCGGAACTTGCGGCAGAGCTTGGGGTGAAGCTTCATAAGAACAGGCATATCGAAGCGGATAACCGTTCATTAATGACCAATGTGGAGCATTTATGGGTGGCTGGTGATGTGGCTGTTCATGCAGAGCAAGCTACAGTTGCAATGGGCGAGGGAGCGATAGCCGGTATTTGGATGCATAAAGAGTTAAAGAAGATATCTCCGGTAAGCTTGCCGCCGTCTAAGCAAAATCATAGTGAAATGGTAAAACAAAATAAATGA